A single genomic interval of Spinacia oleracea cultivar Varoflay chromosome 6, BTI_SOV_V1, whole genome shotgun sequence harbors:
- the LOC110792121 gene encoding uncharacterized protein isoform X2, whose protein sequence is MKKKHLKFKPLKELYDHGDTLTKSKAVGLFKVSPKESTMDQVSVMDPSQETKVKSHRQLPPSDEAKVEHQDKDVFECQGDDNSCISKDDGAIMITSDQFGGADNMIVTSRAASVSSPCPDVLEKPWNGPSIRNGSPIADNTVVTSKAASISSPCPDVLEKPLNGPSIRNGSPIATTQDPPLHNQNINHGDEPDELVDVKVCDICGDVGREALLVVCSKCSDGAEHIYCMSPKMENVPEGDWFCEECLLMQDPKRQRQVMLEISDNTLKPSCSKELSRVSPIKNSAIQHDGKMKRNKGIVDASVEPLKISGFVRKPRLTSLKKMNKGKIAARQVSSFVDLPGKITVKQACSSDHRSHKPEQQSCGGSFNIKKRVDSKYKKNAVCELKKDHHDKMEFNSLSLTGASSIPPDVSNTQSSVSNIKGVRYGCEKNSTENSTNQAGLPFVRYSSRKGGSSRTKVVPKIVKAAYLPKKNAEDKTAIQVNGNTNVKELGSVVDEGKNCVKSSAGSVEESKSPCHSSYVINSPAKNDNAYPDIMSLSTLKPELDNTHSVATYKVLPLDFLHMKSMPTLDSVDIDHMVPDVTSAVPESRCIWNGAFKLEKNGKLPTDCNGVQAHLSTSASSKIAELVIKFSDELVLKEVPRLLTWPIQFQKKYPTEQDIALYFFAQDLCSYEKGYRMLLEGMTHNDLALEANFGGFQLLVFPSSLLPVRSQGWNSLPFLWGVFRVRNLDDFQIPSLNIATVNQGYLPVTCGSNNKFISALVSGSGSALHTSDDSMNGPKLANPVVSQSSALIKYGDQFFEHEVPSLKRSIGTLKNDDAQVDIISFARDWRREDSGGALRSFDLQKGNRFTTGIGLCSEGSYKDPSFTQVDNSASDFWQRHQLYNGSSLSLGSGPSRSSDGGGCAKSAEDPSNYNSLDLDLCLGSSSSGSEKAVNLDLALGFTSKSKYKPNKDLLKDGNNRDKNVSLVLSLGMPCSTN, encoded by the exons ATGAAGAAGAAACATCTCAAGTTTAAACCACTCAAAGAGCTGTACGATCATGGCGACACCCTTACGAAATCCAAG GCTGTAGGTTTGTTCAAAGTGTCCCCGAAGGAGTCAACTATGGATCAAGTTTCAGTTATGGATCCATCTCAGGAAACAAAAGTCAAAAGTCACAGGCAGTTACCACCCAGTGATGAA GCCAAAGTAGAACATCAGGATAAAGATGTTTTCGAGTGCCAAGGGGATGATAATTCTTGTATAAGCAAAGATGATGGTGCAATTATGATCACTAGTGATCAATTTGGTGGAGCAGATAATATGATTGTTACATCTAGAGCAGCTTCAGTTAGTAGCCCGTGTCCTGATGTTTTGGAGAAACCTTGGAATGGTCCATCTATCAGAAATGGTTCACCAATTGCAGATAATACAGTTGTTACATCCAAAGCAGCTTCAATTAGTAGTCCCTGTCCTGATGTTTTGGAGAAACCTTTGAATGGTCCATCTATCAGAAATGGTTCACCAATTGCTACCACACAGGATCCTCCTCTTCACAACCAGAACATAAACCACGGGGATGAACCAGATGAGTTAGTGGAC GTGAAAGTATGTGATATTTGCGGTGATGTTGGTCGGGAGGCATTACTTGTTGTTTGTAGCAAGTGCAGTGACGGGGCAGAGCATAT TTATTGCATGAGCCCAAAGATGGAAAATGTTCCGGAAGGTGATTGGTTTTGCGAAGAGTGCTTGTTGATGCAAGATCCAAAGAGACAGAGGCAAGTTATGTTGGAGATATCAGACAATACTTTAAAGCCATCATGTTCAAAGGAACTAAGCCGGGTTTCACCAATAAAGAATTCTGCTATTCAACATGATGGTAAAATGAAGAGAAATAAAGGAATTGTTGATGCAAGTGTTGAGCCGTTGAAGATTTCTGGTTTTGTGAGGAAACCACGGTTGACTTCTTTGAAGAAGATGAATAAAGGGAAAATTGCGGCTCGTCAGGTATCTTCTTTTGTTGATCTTCCTGGTAAGATCACGGTGAAGCAAGCATGTTCATCAGATCATAGATCACACAAACCTGAACAACAATCTTGTGGAG GATCTTTTAACATTAAAAAAAGAGTTGACAGTAAATACAAGAAAAATGCTGTCTGTGAACTGAAAAAAGACCATCATGACAAAATGGAGTTCAATTCTTTGTCATTGACTGGGGCCAGCTCAATTCCTCCAGATGTGTCAAATACGCAGTCTTCTGTTTCAAATATAAAGGGTGTAAGATATGGATGTGAAAAAAACTCCACTGAAAATAGCACCAATCAAGCAGGTTTGCCATTTGTTAGATATAGTTCAAGAAAAGGCGGCTCTTCTAGGACCAAAGTGGTTCCCAAGATTGTTAAGGCAGCATATTTACCCAAAAAGAATGCTGAGGATAAAACAGCCATCCAGGTAAATGGGAATACGAATGTTAAAGAACTTGGTTCCGTTGTTGATGAAGGAAAAAACTGCGTGAAATCATCAG CTGGATCTGTTGAAGAAAGTAAATCACCCTGTCATTCGAGCTATGTGATCAATTCTCCTGCCAAAAATGACAATGCTTACCCTGATATAATGAGCTTATCCACTTTAAAGCCTGAGTTAGACAACACTCATTCAGTTGCTACTTATAAGGTTCTGCCACTTGATTTTCTACACATGAAATCCATGCCTACACTCGATTCAGTAGATATCGACCATATGGTTCCTGACGTGACTTCTGCTGTCCCAGAATCTAGGTGTATTTGGAA CGGTGCATTCAAATTGGAGAAAAATGGAAAACTTCCGACTGACTGCAATGGGGTACAAGCTCACTTATCGACTAGTGCATCGTCCAAGATTGCTGAATTGGTTATTAAGTTTTCTGATGAACTTGTTTTAAAGGAAGTGCCTCGACTGCTTACTTGGCCCATTCAGTTTCAAAAGAAGTATCCCACCGAACAAGATATTGCTCTCTATTTCTTTGCTCAAGATTTATGTAG TTATGAAAAAGGTTACAGGATGTTGCTTGAAGGCATGACACATAATGATTTAGCCTTGGAGGCGAACTTTGGGGGTTTTCAGCTTCTAGTTTTTCCTTCCAGCTTGCTTCCTGTGAGATCTCAGG GCTGGAATTCCCTGCCATTTTTATGGGGTGTTTTTAGAGTGAGGAACCTTGATGATTTTCAAATCCCTAGCTTGAACATTGCGACTGTGAATCAAGGTTACCTTCCCGTTACTTGTGGAtcaaataacaaatttatttCTGCACTAGTCTCTGGAAGTGGCTCTGCACTTCATACATCAGACGATTCCATGAACGGGCCAAAACTTGCTAACCCAGTGGTTTCCCAATCTTCGGCTTTAATTAAATATGGGGATCAATTTTTTGAACATGAAGTACCTTCACTGAAGAGAAGTATTGGAACTCTGAAAAATGATGATGCCCAAGTTGATATTATTTCATTCGCCCGTGATTGGAGAAGAGAAGATTCTGGTGGAGCGCTACGTAGTTTTGACTTGCAG AAAGGAAATAGATTCACTACGGGAATTGGATTATGTTCTGAAGGAAGCTACAAGGATCCGAGTTTCACACAAGTTGACAACTCTGCCTCCGATTTCTGGCAAAGGCACCAACTTTACAACGGGAGTTCTTTATCTTTAGGTTCAGGACCATCGAGATCATCTGACGGTGGAGGTTGTGCCAAGTCAGCAGAGGATCCCAGTAACTATAATTCTCTTGATCTCGACCTCTGTCTAGGCAGTAGTAGTTCAGGTTCAGAAAAAGCCGTCAACTTGGATTTGGCTCTCGGCTTTACCAGCAAAAGTAAATATAAACCTAATAAAGATTTGTTGAAGGATGGAAATAATCGAGATAAGAATGTTTCACTTGTCCTCTCACTTGGGATGCCATGCTCAACTAACTGA
- the LOC110792121 gene encoding uncharacterized protein isoform X1, with translation MKKKHLKFKPLKELYDHGDTLTKSKAVGLFKVSPKESTMDQVSVMDPSQETKVKSHRQLPPSDEAKVEHQDKDVFECQGDDNSCISKDDGAIMITSDQFGGADNMIVTSRAASVSSPCPDVLEKPWNGPSIRNGSPIADNTVVTSKAASISSPCPDVLEKPLNGPSIRNGSPIATTQDPPLHNQNINHGDEPDELVDVKVCDICGDVGREALLVVCSKCSDGAEHIYCMSPKMENVPEGDWFCEECLLMQDPKRQRQVMLEISDNTLKPSCSKELSRVSPIKNSAIQHDGKMKRNKGIVDASVEPLKISGFVRKPRLTSLKKMNKGKIAARQVSSFVDLPGKITVKQACSSDHRSHKPEQQSCGGSFNIKKRVDSKYKKNAVCELKKDHHDKMEFNSLSLTGASSIPPDVSNTQSSVSNIKGVRYGCEKNSTENSTNQAGLPFVRYSSRKGGSSRTKVVPKIVKAAYLPKKNAEDKTAIQVNGNTNVKELGSVVDEGKNCVKSSVAGSVEESKSPCHSSYVINSPAKNDNAYPDIMSLSTLKPELDNTHSVATYKVLPLDFLHMKSMPTLDSVDIDHMVPDVTSAVPESRCIWNGAFKLEKNGKLPTDCNGVQAHLSTSASSKIAELVIKFSDELVLKEVPRLLTWPIQFQKKYPTEQDIALYFFAQDLCSYEKGYRMLLEGMTHNDLALEANFGGFQLLVFPSSLLPVRSQGWNSLPFLWGVFRVRNLDDFQIPSLNIATVNQGYLPVTCGSNNKFISALVSGSGSALHTSDDSMNGPKLANPVVSQSSALIKYGDQFFEHEVPSLKRSIGTLKNDDAQVDIISFARDWRREDSGGALRSFDLQKGNRFTTGIGLCSEGSYKDPSFTQVDNSASDFWQRHQLYNGSSLSLGSGPSRSSDGGGCAKSAEDPSNYNSLDLDLCLGSSSSGSEKAVNLDLALGFTSKSKYKPNKDLLKDGNNRDKNVSLVLSLGMPCSTN, from the exons ATGAAGAAGAAACATCTCAAGTTTAAACCACTCAAAGAGCTGTACGATCATGGCGACACCCTTACGAAATCCAAG GCTGTAGGTTTGTTCAAAGTGTCCCCGAAGGAGTCAACTATGGATCAAGTTTCAGTTATGGATCCATCTCAGGAAACAAAAGTCAAAAGTCACAGGCAGTTACCACCCAGTGATGAA GCCAAAGTAGAACATCAGGATAAAGATGTTTTCGAGTGCCAAGGGGATGATAATTCTTGTATAAGCAAAGATGATGGTGCAATTATGATCACTAGTGATCAATTTGGTGGAGCAGATAATATGATTGTTACATCTAGAGCAGCTTCAGTTAGTAGCCCGTGTCCTGATGTTTTGGAGAAACCTTGGAATGGTCCATCTATCAGAAATGGTTCACCAATTGCAGATAATACAGTTGTTACATCCAAAGCAGCTTCAATTAGTAGTCCCTGTCCTGATGTTTTGGAGAAACCTTTGAATGGTCCATCTATCAGAAATGGTTCACCAATTGCTACCACACAGGATCCTCCTCTTCACAACCAGAACATAAACCACGGGGATGAACCAGATGAGTTAGTGGAC GTGAAAGTATGTGATATTTGCGGTGATGTTGGTCGGGAGGCATTACTTGTTGTTTGTAGCAAGTGCAGTGACGGGGCAGAGCATAT TTATTGCATGAGCCCAAAGATGGAAAATGTTCCGGAAGGTGATTGGTTTTGCGAAGAGTGCTTGTTGATGCAAGATCCAAAGAGACAGAGGCAAGTTATGTTGGAGATATCAGACAATACTTTAAAGCCATCATGTTCAAAGGAACTAAGCCGGGTTTCACCAATAAAGAATTCTGCTATTCAACATGATGGTAAAATGAAGAGAAATAAAGGAATTGTTGATGCAAGTGTTGAGCCGTTGAAGATTTCTGGTTTTGTGAGGAAACCACGGTTGACTTCTTTGAAGAAGATGAATAAAGGGAAAATTGCGGCTCGTCAGGTATCTTCTTTTGTTGATCTTCCTGGTAAGATCACGGTGAAGCAAGCATGTTCATCAGATCATAGATCACACAAACCTGAACAACAATCTTGTGGAG GATCTTTTAACATTAAAAAAAGAGTTGACAGTAAATACAAGAAAAATGCTGTCTGTGAACTGAAAAAAGACCATCATGACAAAATGGAGTTCAATTCTTTGTCATTGACTGGGGCCAGCTCAATTCCTCCAGATGTGTCAAATACGCAGTCTTCTGTTTCAAATATAAAGGGTGTAAGATATGGATGTGAAAAAAACTCCACTGAAAATAGCACCAATCAAGCAGGTTTGCCATTTGTTAGATATAGTTCAAGAAAAGGCGGCTCTTCTAGGACCAAAGTGGTTCCCAAGATTGTTAAGGCAGCATATTTACCCAAAAAGAATGCTGAGGATAAAACAGCCATCCAGGTAAATGGGAATACGAATGTTAAAGAACTTGGTTCCGTTGTTGATGAAGGAAAAAACTGCGTGAAATCATCAG tAGCTGGATCTGTTGAAGAAAGTAAATCACCCTGTCATTCGAGCTATGTGATCAATTCTCCTGCCAAAAATGACAATGCTTACCCTGATATAATGAGCTTATCCACTTTAAAGCCTGAGTTAGACAACACTCATTCAGTTGCTACTTATAAGGTTCTGCCACTTGATTTTCTACACATGAAATCCATGCCTACACTCGATTCAGTAGATATCGACCATATGGTTCCTGACGTGACTTCTGCTGTCCCAGAATCTAGGTGTATTTGGAA CGGTGCATTCAAATTGGAGAAAAATGGAAAACTTCCGACTGACTGCAATGGGGTACAAGCTCACTTATCGACTAGTGCATCGTCCAAGATTGCTGAATTGGTTATTAAGTTTTCTGATGAACTTGTTTTAAAGGAAGTGCCTCGACTGCTTACTTGGCCCATTCAGTTTCAAAAGAAGTATCCCACCGAACAAGATATTGCTCTCTATTTCTTTGCTCAAGATTTATGTAG TTATGAAAAAGGTTACAGGATGTTGCTTGAAGGCATGACACATAATGATTTAGCCTTGGAGGCGAACTTTGGGGGTTTTCAGCTTCTAGTTTTTCCTTCCAGCTTGCTTCCTGTGAGATCTCAGG GCTGGAATTCCCTGCCATTTTTATGGGGTGTTTTTAGAGTGAGGAACCTTGATGATTTTCAAATCCCTAGCTTGAACATTGCGACTGTGAATCAAGGTTACCTTCCCGTTACTTGTGGAtcaaataacaaatttatttCTGCACTAGTCTCTGGAAGTGGCTCTGCACTTCATACATCAGACGATTCCATGAACGGGCCAAAACTTGCTAACCCAGTGGTTTCCCAATCTTCGGCTTTAATTAAATATGGGGATCAATTTTTTGAACATGAAGTACCTTCACTGAAGAGAAGTATTGGAACTCTGAAAAATGATGATGCCCAAGTTGATATTATTTCATTCGCCCGTGATTGGAGAAGAGAAGATTCTGGTGGAGCGCTACGTAGTTTTGACTTGCAG AAAGGAAATAGATTCACTACGGGAATTGGATTATGTTCTGAAGGAAGCTACAAGGATCCGAGTTTCACACAAGTTGACAACTCTGCCTCCGATTTCTGGCAAAGGCACCAACTTTACAACGGGAGTTCTTTATCTTTAGGTTCAGGACCATCGAGATCATCTGACGGTGGAGGTTGTGCCAAGTCAGCAGAGGATCCCAGTAACTATAATTCTCTTGATCTCGACCTCTGTCTAGGCAGTAGTAGTTCAGGTTCAGAAAAAGCCGTCAACTTGGATTTGGCTCTCGGCTTTACCAGCAAAAGTAAATATAAACCTAATAAAGATTTGTTGAAGGATGGAAATAATCGAGATAAGAATGTTTCACTTGTCCTCTCACTTGGGATGCCATGCTCAACTAACTGA